In one window of Palaemon carinicauda isolate YSFRI2023 chromosome 2, ASM3689809v2, whole genome shotgun sequence DNA:
- the LOC137625407 gene encoding peptidyl-prolyl cis-trans isomerase-like, giving the protein MKRNPDFWKKAIASGKVFAVESSHGSLRFAEMTLEDDKVYLYHLQDREIPPSAYIIKHSEALRVLDKNSTMAFLDLEWDGSFKGRVHISLSPDTPLAQQFRILCTGDQGPTYAQTKIFQVWGKGRDFEYILGGDYMSNDGSGNTALMEGLDLSDPVYQKVNEAGAVWTDHSTKSAQFCIITGKGLACIHSGVFGKVKDGMNVLRSAVERIKRVNDVMVVKCGIILPL; this is encoded by the exons ATGAAACGAAATCCAGATTTCTGGAAGAAGGCTATTGCGTCGGGAAAGGTGTTTGCAGTGGAATCAAGTCATGGAAGTTTGCGATTTGCCGAAATGACACTCGAAGATGACAAAGTATATCTTTATCACCTACAAGATCGAGAAATTCCACCTTCTGCATATATAATCAAG CACAGTGAAGCTTTGCGTGTCCTAGACAAGAATTCAACCATGGCTTTTTTAGATTTAGAGTGGGATGGCTCATTCAAAGGACGAGTTCACATCTCGCTCTCACCTGACACACCTCTAGCGCAGCAATTCCGTATTCTCTGTACTGGTGATCAAGGACCTACGTACGCACAAACAAAAATCTTTCAAGTTTGGGGTAAAGGTCGGGATTTTGAATATATTCTTGGTGGGGATTATATGTCCAATGATGGGAGTGGCAATACTGCTTTAATGGAAGGATTGGATTTGAGTGACCCAGTATATCAGAAGGTTAATGAAGCGGGAGCAGTATGGACAGATCATAGTACCAAATCAGCCCAATTTTGTATCATTACAGGCAAAGGATTGGCATGCATACACTCAGGAGTATTTGGAAAAGTCAAAGATGGCATGAATGTGTTGAGAAGTGCTGTTGAGAGAATCAAGCGGGTAAATGACGTTATGGTTGTCAAATGTGGCATCATACTTCCTCTGTGA